CTAACGATCGTATTATCATCCTTGATGTAGAAAAGATTTTAGAGGATGAAAAAATTGTGGTACATCAAGAATCAGAATAAAAAAGTACTTAAAGTGCCTAAAGTTTACCTTCGGTGAACTCGCAAAAAGCACTCGGTTGGAGTACTTAAAGTAAAAAGAAAGTACGGATTGTTTTAAGCAAAAACTTTAGACCCCTTTAACTCTAGGCACTTCTTAAAACTCTAGGCACTAATTAAACAAAGGAGGCATAAACATGAAATATTTTATTAACCTTTCTACTCGTGCTAAGCTACTGTTTAGCTTTGGCTTAATCTGGTTGATGTTTTTAGTGGTGATTGTTATTGCTTACATTGGTTTACAGAATATCACACAATCAGAAAAAAATCTGTACGAGGTAAATTTCCAAATAGCACTTGAGTTGAGAGAATTAAGATCTCATCAGAATTTCAATAGAGCAGCTATTCTGGATATGATGTTGACCCAGAATAAATCAGAACAATTGGCCCTAGAAGGGATCATCAATGAAAGGGGGCAAGCAATTAATGATATTATCGAAGCGCTATTCAAACTCGATGCAGATCTCCAGTTCCAAAGCCATTTAAAAGAATTAAAAACTGAAATCGATGTGTATCGTCAAGCAAGAAAGGAAGAGATTTCATTAATTCAAAATGGGAAATTAGAGGAAGCCAAAAAATTGGGAACAACCACTCAAAAGGATCGATTTGAAAAAATCCGATCAATTTCAACCGAAATGGGTAATAAGGCAGCGAAAGACGCAGATGACCAGTTGACACTTGATCAGCAACAGGCAGATTCAAGAATATTTCTCTTTGTGATAATTGGAGTTGTTGCACTTTTTTTCAGCATAGCTATGGTGATGTTGATGAACAGGGCAATAGCCCAACCGCTCATTGAGATTACAAAAATAGCTGCACGTATAGGCGAAGGAGATTTAAATGTTGAACTGTTGGTGGCTGAGCGAAAAGATGAGGTTGGAATCCTTTTACAAAATTTTAGCAGAATGGTAAATACCCTTAAGGATATGGCTGCTGTTGCTAAAAGAATTGCTTCTGGAGATCTTACTGGTTCCGTTGTTCCGCAATCAGAGAAAGATCTTCTGGGAAATGCTTTTTTGCAGATGTTAAACAATCTGCGTAGTATCATGAAGGATATCTCTGAAAGTGTTAACCTTCTTGCCTCATCATCGAGTGAAATATTAGCCGCAACCACTCAGGTAGCATCGGGTTCGTCGGAGACAGCCTCTGCAATCAGTGAAACAACAACAACAGTTGAAGAAGTCCGTCAGGCAGCTCAGCTGTCCAGTCAAAAAGCAAGTCGGGTTTCAGAGAGTGCTCAACAAGTGGTTCAGGTAACACAAGTTGGTCAAAAAGCAGTTGATGAAACTGTAAGCGGGATGCACGAAATTCAAAATCAAATGGAAGCGGTGGCAAATACAATTGTTCGGTTAAGTGAGCAAAGTCAACAAATTGGTGGAATAATTGCATC
This DNA window, taken from Bacteroidales bacterium, encodes the following:
- a CDS encoding methyl-accepting chemotaxis protein, whose translation is MKYFINLSTRAKLLFSFGLIWLMFLVVIVIAYIGLQNITQSEKNLYEVNFQIALELRELRSHQNFNRAAILDMMLTQNKSEQLALEGIINERGQAINDIIEALFKLDADLQFQSHLKELKTEIDVYRQARKEEISLIQNGKLEEAKKLGTTTQKDRFEKIRSISTEMGNKAAKDADDQLTLDQQQADSRIFLFVIIGVVALFFSIAMVMLMNRAIAQPLIEITKIAARIGEGDLNVELLVAERKDEVGILLQNFSRMVNTLKDMAAVAKRIASGDLTGSVVPQSEKDLLGNAFLQMLNNLRSIMKDISESVNLLASSSSEILAATTQVASGSSETASAISETTTTVEEVRQAAQLSSQKASRVSESAQQVVQVTQVGQKAVDETVSGMHEIQNQMEAVANTIVRLSEQSQQIGGIIASVNDVADQSNLLAVNAAIEAAKAGEQGKGFAVVAQEIKSLALQSKQATVQVRNILSDIQKATSAAVMATEQTSKAVENGVKQSTQTGESIKKLAESSSKAVEAATQIVASSQQQVVGMDQIGLAMSNINQAGTENAASMVQAEKAAMSLNELSQKLKLLVEQYKV